One window from the genome of Salvia miltiorrhiza cultivar Shanhuang (shh) chromosome 7, IMPLAD_Smil_shh, whole genome shotgun sequence encodes:
- the LOC130994321 gene encoding protein RADIALIS-like 4, protein MDTDWTFDSCSLRTEVDDAASKDACTSSNWTREEDKAFENALATYYNDVDMWDKIALAVPGKTIEDLKLHYEVLRRDVEAIESGKVPLSVNLTKASTLKEKKKSEQAQRGDPWTEEEHR, encoded by the coding sequence ATGGATACAGATTGGACATTTGACAGCTGCTCCTTGAGGACGGAGGTGGATGATGCTGCATCAAAGGATGCATGCACAAGTTCGAATTGGACAAGGGAGGAGGACAAGGCGTTCGAGAATGCTCTGGCAACCTACTATAATGATGTCGATATGTGGGATAAGATTGCATTGGCAGTTCCTGGAAAAACAATTGAAGATCTAAAACTTCACTATGAAGTCTTGCGTCGTGATGTGGAGGCCATTGAGTCTGGCAAGGTACCTTTGTCTGTTAATCTGACTAAAGCTAGTACtctgaaagaaaagaaaaagtcaGAGCAAGCGCAACGAGGGGATCCTTGGACAGAAGAGGAACACAGGTAA
- the LOC130994591 gene encoding uncharacterized protein LOC130994591, which translates to MVMLNCLSLPKQISAPKLEQPLPSKLETNAAKKLSCRRSSSSCVLIGAAGITILSLAGPSYAAALSEPSNALSLPTWAVHVSSVVEWATAMVLVWQYGDKSGFESWKGLSWGMVPLLGGALCACTWHFFYNAESLEILVALQAALTVIGNATMCVAAYRIYVSSKERSKNS; encoded by the exons ATGGTAATGTTAAACTGTCTCTCTCTTCCAAAACAAATCTCTGCACCAAAATTGGAGCAGCCTCTTCCATCGAAACTCGAGACAAATGCCGCTAAAAAGCTCAGCTGTAGGCGCTCCTCCTCGAGCTGCGTGTTGATAGGCGCTGCTGGAATTACCATACTGTCCCTTGCCGGACCCTCCTACGCTGCCGCGTTGAGTGAACCATCCAACGCTCTGTCTCTCCCCACCTGGGCCGTTCACGTTTCCAGCGTTGTTGAATG GGCTACTGCGATGGTCTTGGTGTGGCAGTACGGCGACAAATCAGGTTTTGAATCTTGGAAGGGTCTCTCTTGGGGAATG GTACCCCTGTTAGGCGGAGCACTTTGTGCATGTACGTGGCATTTCTTTTATAACGCAGAGTCCCTTGAG ATCTTGGTGGCTCTTCAAGCAGCTTTGACTGTGATTGGTAACGCGACAATGTGCGTAGCTGCATACCGCATCTACGTATCGTCAAAGGAACGCTCCAAAAACTCTTAA